The nucleotide window ACGACAAAGACCTCATTAAGAGACTTGTCCTTTAGATTTTTCTCAGTGTCTCTGTGTCTCCGTGGTGAGGTGAACGGTTACAAAATTAACTAATAAGGAGGAAAAGCAAAAATGACAAATAAGGCGTTATTAGTTGGGATAAACAAATATAAACTTCCGGGTTGTAATTTGAATGGATGTGTGAATGATGTAACAAATGTGAGGGATATTCTCTTGAAGTACTTTGGATTTAGTATAAAAGAGATACGGGTATTAGTAGATGAGAGAGCGACAAAAGCAAATATCATCTCGCGATTAAAATGGCTTGTTAACGGAGCAAAGCAAGGGGATAAACTTCTATTTCACTTCTCAGGACACGGTTCTCAAATAGTTGACCGTGACGGTGATGAATTAAAGGATAAGATGGATGAACTTATCTGCCCACATGATATGGATTGGGATGGGAATTTTATTGCCGATGATGATTTAGAAAAGATATTCTCGGGTGTACCGACAGTGGTGAATTTAGAGGTTTTACTTGATTGCTGCCATTCAGGAACAGGAACACGTGAGACAATGGCGATCAATATGTTACCTCCAGAGCTATCATTCAAATCCAGATTTCTGCCTCCACCTATAGATATTCAATGCAGGGCAGATGAAGATATGGAAATAAGAAAGCTCTTGAGGAAACATAATTCATTAAACCATGTGCTCTTTGCAGGTTGTCAGTCGAATCAGACCTCTGCGGATGCATATATAAATGGAAGTTACAATGGTGCTTTTACCTATTATCTATGTAAACATCTCAGAGAGACACAAGGTAATATCAGAAGGGCTGAATTACTAAGGAGAACGAGGGCATCCATAAAATTCAATGGTTATAGCCAAATCCCTCAACTGGAAGCACCTGTAGCTGAGAAGAAAAAGAAGATGCTGGAATAAGTGGTCGGGAGGCTTCCCCCTGGGCAAGGAGGCCTTTTGTTTTTTTGTTTTCACTGGGCATCGGCAGAAAACCATTTACTCTTAACTACTTGAAAAACTAATATCGAATTGCTGCAAAAAGTATGCCAACTTCATTAGAAAAAAACTTGAACATCGAGTATTAGGCCTACATTCCGCACCTCTTTTAGTGCGAAATTCTATTTTTTTCCGACTATTCAAGAAAGTATATAGTTTACTTTTACTTACGAAAATCGTCCCCCCTTGTGATCTGAACCCTTGGAGCCTCTTGGAGCTATGCCCTCTTAGGGTGCATCTAGGACCGCCGGAGTTCCAAAAGGCACCCCGAAGTGGGGTGGAATAGCCATAAGACCTTGGGAATAAAGTCCCTTAAGGGGAAGAAGCAGAAACCTGGCTAGAGAAAAATATAGAAAGTCAAGGTTTCAGGTGCGGAATGTAGGCTCCTACGAAGTTAGAAGACATTTTTTGTAATTCAATTCTACAAACAGTTAGAGCTCCTACAGAGCCAAAAATATCTTCGCATCGAAATACATTAGAAGAGGCTTATGGGACAGCCCGTAAGCGTTTGTTGACCATCTTTATAACCAAACTTTGGCAGAAAATTCAAGATATAAAGCCACAGATTAACACAGATTGAACACGGATAAACACAAAATATATTTTATTTTCTTGAAATTAAAGAAGTTATGCTAAAGAAGAATGTTCATTGATTCTCACAAAAATCACAAAAACAAGTTCTTGCAGAGACTTAGTTCTTATCTGTGTCCATCCGTGTAAATCTGTGGCTTATAAAAAAAGAAAGACGATAGATTCGATTTCGTGCAAAACTTAGGTATAAGAGTAACGATGAGTACAATCAGCAGTTCGCAAAGCCGTTTAATTGGTCATTTACACGTCACAAAATGCGTAACTGATATTGTTGCAAAAAAATTTTTTCAACCTGACACTTAGGTAGGCATTCCAGGAGCGAACCGTGGTTTGGTTTAACCAGATACAAGTAAACATCGTTGAGAACCATACCCCCACTCGCGACTACCTGCTGCCGAAGTTGCTGTCGAAGAAGGTTGAAGTGAAAGCGGCCGAGGAAATGATGGAGGACTCGACATGAGACAGCAAATTTCAACAGGGCATTCCGTTCCACGCATTGAATACCTACGAGTCATCAACTACCGCGCCCTGAAGGATTTGGAACTGAAAAACCTCAGCCCGCTGACGGTCTTTTTGGGACCCAATGGAAGCGGTAAGTCTACTATCTTCGATGTTTTCGCCTTTCTGTCGGAGTGTTTCTCGACAGGGCTGCGGAAGGCATGGGACCGACGCGGACGCTTCAAGGAACTACGCAGGCGAGGCGAAGAGGGACCGATTAAATTTGAACTGAAATATCGTGAACAACCTGGCTCGCCGCTCATCACTTACCATCTCGCGATTGATGAACGCACTGAAGGCACGAGAGGTCCTTACATCGCAAGCGAGTGGCTGCAATGGAGACGGCAACGATACGGCAAGCCATTTCGGTTTCTGGACTTTGAAAGCGGACGGGGGCGGGTGGTCAGCGGGGAACTACCCGATGAGACGGACGACCGCCTTGAAGAGCAATTGGATTCTCCTGAGATGCTCGCCGTGAACACCTTGGGGCAATTTGCCCGCCATCCCCGTGTGAGCGCGTTGCGCCGTTTCATCACGAGCTGGTATCTGTCCTACCTCACCGCTGACAGCACGCGGGGCGTCCCCGAAGCAGGACCGCAGGAGCGATTGTCTGTGACGGGTGATAATTTGGCGAACGTCGTTCAATACCTGAAAGAGCAACACCCCAACCGGCTCGAACAAATCATTGGAACCCTTACTCGTCGCGTTCCACGACTGGAGAGAATAGACGCCGAAATCATGGCGGATGGACGGCTTCTTTTGCAGGTCAAAGACGCGCCGTTTGTTCAACCCATTTTAGCCAAGTTTGCGTCGGACGGAACGCTGAAGATGCTGGCATATCTCACGGTTCTTGTATGACCCTGACCCACCCCGATTTATCGGCATTGAGGAACCAGAGAACCATCTGCACCCCCGTTTGTTGCCTGAGCTGGCAACGGTGACAACTCATTCGCCTTTCTTTGTGAACGGGCTAAGACCACAGGAGGTTTGGACATTAGAACGGGATGAACAGGGCTATACTCAAGCACAACGGGTTGCAGACATTGCAGGGGTCAAAGAATTCATAGAGCATGGGGCGAGACTCGGACACCTTTGGACAGAAAACTACTTCCGAAAGGGTGATCCTTTCGCGTCAACAAGTCGAAGCCTTAGCCAGAAGACCGACCAGGACGGTTACTGTTTTTCTTCCACCTTAGGAGGTGTAGGCTCCACTTTTGGAGCAGCCTCTTCTTTCCCTTTAGAAACTGGTGGGGCTGGCTGACCGCCTTCCGATGCCGGTGATGGAATTGCTGCCGGCGCGGTCTTTTCCTCTATTTTGACGGCGGCCTCAGGAGTTACTCCCCCTGGCTTGACAGTCCCTTTAGGGGTGGCCTCTCCTCCCGGGACAACCCCCTCTGGTGTAGGAGCCGCCGTCTCCTTTTCGGCAGGCAGGGCTGTCTCTTCTTTAACAGGGGCAACTTGTTCCACCCCTCTTCTCCCCTTAATGATGGATCCCTCATGGGCATAGATGACGGTTAAGAGGATCGAAGTAACCATAAAGAGAATAGCCGCCACCGTAGTTATTCGACCCAAAATGTTGCCCCGCATGGTCCCAAAGGCCGTTTGAGATGCCCCCCCTCCGCCAAAGGCAGAGCCTAAGCTGGCTCCCTTCCCGGCCTGAAGCAGAACAATTAAGATCAAAGCAAAACAGATAATTACATGAATAATAGTTAAGACGATACCCACTGATTAATTTACCTCCTTCAAATTCAGGAATGCTCTCGGATAAAACCTGTTCCTGTCCCTGATTTAATCAGGGATTCAGGAATTGAGCGTTGATTTTATTAATCTTTACACACCGCGAACTTTTCCTTCACCCCCATTGGTAAAATTTGCTCCTTCGCCCCTGCGGGGCTTAATTTCCCATTCAATCTTCCGTAGGTTGAAACCTACGGCTAAATTCCTCTGCACCTTCGGTGCATAAATTAATTACATTATTTTTCGGATAAAATCTGTTTCTGCTCTGTTTTATCCAAAAATCTTCTTCAAATGTCGGACGCCAGAAGACAGAAGTCGGTTCTACTCGCTCTCCTGCTCACAAGATATCCCGTAGATAAGAGCGATTATCGCCCCCTTAATCAGGTAGTCCACCAAGCCCATTATGGTCCAATATATTACTACTCCTGTGGCTACGGTCATAAACATGTGGGGGTAGAAAACATTCCCCGCAGGGTGCCTACCAGCCAGAGGATAAAACCATAAGTAAGAACCATAAGTAAGTCCTTTTGTCAGCCTCCCAGAACCAGGGATGCCTTGAAAGAAAAGCCCATATCCAAATGCCAGGAAAATACTTAAGATCAGATTACCTAAATTTAACCATAAGAAGAAAGCCCCCCTCGTAATCTCTTCTTCTCCCCTCCAGACATTAGTAGGCTCAAGCTGGTAGACCCAGTTAAAGAGCCAGCCGCAAGTAAGTCCACCCAGAACGGCGCCTACAATAGTGACCACCAGTCCGGCCATCAATATCCGGCCTATCCGCATATTTATCCTCCCCTTTCTTAGATAGTAACCGTTCACGCCACTAAGACACCAAGCAACTGGTACCTTAGATATTTAGCCTAACATAACATAAATAACCTCCCAGGTCAAGTTTTTTCTCAGGGTAATCGCCTCAAAATTTCTGGGATCGGATGAGGCCCCAGAGGGGCGAGACAACGCCGACGCGATCGAAACTTTATTTTGGTTACTCCACGGTCGGTTCCACAATCTTTCCGATAAAGAGTATGGTCTGGGAATGATCTTCTCGGATCACCAATACAAAGGGCCGGTCAACTCGCATTGAAAAACCAGAAGGTAGGGCGGTTAGAGTCATTTCCACCGAAGTAACGGCGGCTGCTTCCGTGCCTTCTTCATCTACTTTTACAAAGGTCTTATGTTTCACTTGGCTGATATATAAATTTTCAGTGACTTGCTCCTTTTTATACATTCTGGTAAAATCAGCCTGTAAGGGATCGAAGGCGATGGCCATGCCTAATGCTTCTAAGATATCATTCAAACTTAGTTCGTATTCCAGAGTAAACTTAGGAAGTTGCAAGGTCCCTTTCTGTTCGGAAAAACTAATTCGCCATTGATTCCAATTCTCAGGATTAAATTCGGCAATTAGGGAATCAACGTTTTTTTGCTCTCGTGGGAGAAAGATGGTCATCCTGAAATCACCCTCGCCATAAGGCAGATCAATGGCTTGGAAATCGGCATTTTCAAAATATTGAAAGTCCCTTTCTTGCGTCATCATCCGGCACGGTTTTTGAGAACCATCGGGCAAGGTAAACCAATCATCTTGTGTTAGCTCTTTATCAAATTCGGAAGTCCAGGTGCCTTTAAAATAGATGGCATCAATGAGAAACATCATCGTTAAAGGATTAATCACTTTATCCACGATTTCCTTGATCTTTCTATTGGTATTTTCATCCACCCATCCATTGATTATATCTGAAGCGTTCGGATCGTTAAAATCCAATCCCCTTACTTCTGCATTAAAATAGGTCTTGTTTAGAGTAATGAATTCATCTTCCACAGGGAATCCCTGACGATACCAGATCGAATTGGCAATCCGGAATTGAACCTTTTGGTCAAGGTTGGTTAATAATTCTATCACGCTCTGATAAGATTCATTCACTTCTTGCATCGTTAAGCCGGAAAGCTCAAGGGTCGTCTGCATTGCCTCTTGGGTCCTCCCCTCAGCGCCGTTGTAAGTCATTCCCAGGGCCATCGAAACACTCAGCGGAGAGATAAAGACATTCTTATCCTTTTCCTGGCTAATAATTTCTTGGAAGAGCTTGAACCCGAACTTGTTGTCCGATTCGATCAAGCTCTTTTCCGTCGCGGCTAATTCTTTATTATCAATAGGCGGCGAAGCAGGATTCTTGTTCGAGCATCCCATAAATCCGGCACAGATACAAGGCACGAGGATAAGGTTTAATATCTTAGGCATAATGCGCCTCCTTTATTTTTATGACTTTTCAGGTGGATAGGCTGAAGACTGAAGACTGAAGGCTATTGAACTTCAGCCTTCAGCCTATTATGCCCCCCTAAGGTACGGTTACTAGTATCTCCCCTCTCAGTAATTACTTATCCCTTGCCCCTTGCCCTTTGTCCCTCCTGCTAAGGTACGGTTGCGGTTATCTCCCCTATCAGTCCCCGGTCTTCGTTTAAGACCTGGATTATGTATTCCCCAGCCGCTAAGTCGCTTATGGCCGCCGAGACGTCGTAGAGACATAGGCAGCGGCAGCCGCTCCCTTCAAGTATCTCAGTTTCTATTAGCCTAAGCTGGTTCCCTTCATGTTCCAATTCCACCCGAATTTCTTCCAGACAGCAATTATACCAGGCGTTACGGTGAGTAACGTAGATATCATTCCCCTCGACTTTAGCTATTATCTCGTCCTTTGCTTGGGTCGGGTCCTCACGATTGGAGAGACAGCCGGAATTGGAATAAGTAAGCTGAGGTCCTTCTCCCGGTTTTATTGGTCCAAGC belongs to bacterium and includes:
- a CDS encoding serpin family protein — encoded protein: MPKILNLILVPCICAGFMGCSNKNPASPPIDNKELAATEKSLIESDNKFGFKLFQEIISQEKDKNVFISPLSVSMALGMTYNGAEGRTQEAMQTTLELSGLTMQEVNESYQSVIELLTNLDQKVQFRIANSIWYRQGFPVEDEFITLNKTYFNAEVRGLDFNDPNASDIINGWVDENTNRKIKEIVDKVINPLTMMFLIDAIYFKGTWTSEFDKELTQDDWFTLPDGSQKPCRMMTQERDFQYFENADFQAIDLPYGEGDFRMTIFLPREQKNVDSLIAEFNPENWNQWRISFSEQKGTLQLPKFTLEYELSLNDILEALGMAIAFDPLQADFTRMYKKEQVTENLYISQVKHKTFVKVDEEGTEAAAVTSVEMTLTALPSGFSMRVDRPFVLVIREDHSQTILFIGKIVEPTVE
- the secG gene encoding preprotein translocase subunit SecG; translation: MGIVLTIIHVIICFALILIVLLQAGKGASLGSAFGGGGASQTAFGTMRGNILGRITTVAAILFMVTSILLTVIYAHEGSIIKGRRGVEQVAPVKEETALPAEKETAAPTPEGVVPGGEATPKGTVKPGGVTPEAAVKIEEKTAPAAIPSPASEGGQPAPPVSKGKEEAAPKVEPTPPKVEEKQ
- a CDS encoding caspase family protein is translated as MTNKALLVGINKYKLPGCNLNGCVNDVTNVRDILLKYFGFSIKEIRVLVDERATKANIISRLKWLVNGAKQGDKLLFHFSGHGSQIVDRDGDELKDKMDELICPHDMDWDGNFIADDDLEKIFSGVPTVVNLEVLLDCCHSGTGTRETMAINMLPPELSFKSRFLPPPIDIQCRADEDMEIRKLLRKHNSLNHVLFAGCQSNQTSADAYINGSYNGAFTYYLCKHLRETQGNIRRAELLRRTRASIKFNGYSQIPQLEAPVAEKKKKMLE